One region of Solea senegalensis isolate Sse05_10M linkage group LG14, IFAPA_SoseM_1, whole genome shotgun sequence genomic DNA includes:
- the atp5f1d gene encoding ATP synthase subunit delta, mitochondrial, translated as MMAARFLRRALPALRQTRCYAEVASGSPQMSFTFASPSQVFFKEVSVKQVDVPTLTGAFGILPAHVPTLQVLRPGVVTVFGDDGSTAKYFVSSGSVTVNADSSVQLLAEEAVLLDQLDIAAAKANLEKAQSQLAGTSDEAAKAEVQISIDANEAIVKALE; from the exons ATGATGGCAGCAAGATTTCTCCGCCGCGCTCTGCCCGCGCTGAGGCAGACTCGCTGCTACGCCGAGGTAGCTTCTGGTTCCCCGCAGATGTCCTTCACGTTCGCCTCCCCCTCACAG GTGTTTTTCAAAGAGGTCAGTGTGAAACAGGTCGATGTGCCCACACTTACTGGTGCGTTTGGTATCCTTCCTGCCCACGTGCCCACCCTGCAGGTGCTCAGACCCGGTGTTGTCACAGTCTTCGGTGATGACGGCTCCACAGCTAAATATTTTG TGAGCAGTGGGTCAGTAACGGTCAATGCCGACTCTTCAGTGCAGCTGCTCGCAGAGGAGGCTGTTCTCTTGGACCAGCTCGACATTGCA gcTGCCAAGGCCAACCTGGAGAAAGCCCAGTCTCAATTGGCCGGCACATCTGACGAGGCAGCGAAGGCCGAAGTTCAGATCAGCATAGACGCCAACGAAGCCATCGTCAAGGCTCTGGAATAG